A window of Massilia sp. NR 4-1 genomic DNA:
CGCCGCCGCCAACAGCGACTGGGCCAACTACCTCTTCGTGCACGAATTCGGCCACCACTTTGCCGGCCTGGCCGACGAGTACTACACCTCTCCCGTCGCCTACGCCACGGGCGGCGAGCGCGGCGAACCCTGGGAGCCGAACGTTACCGCCTTGCGCGATCCCGCCAACGTGAAATGGAAAAAATTTGTGAAGCCCGGCACGCCGCTGCCGACGTCCTGGCCCAAGGCCGAATACGAAGAACATTCGCGCGAATACCAGAAAACGCGGGCAGCGCTGCGCAAGGCCAATCGCCCCGAGTCCGAGATGAGCAAGCTTTTCAAGGACGACCTGGCCTGGACCAATGCCCTGTTCAGCAAAGCCCCGCACAAGCATGAAGTGGGCGCTTTCGAAGGCGCCAACTACGAAGCCACCGGCTACTACCGCTCGCAGCAGCAATGCCTGATGTTCGACCGCAGCGAGTCCTTCTGCGCGGTCTGCGCCGACGCCATCGGCGCCACCATCGACCTCTACTCGCGTCCCGCCAAATAAAAATGTCCGCCCGCCGGGGGTTCCCGGGGGGCGGACATGTTCGTGCCAGCCCGAGGGCCGGTTTGGGCTTACGCGATCGGCAGCAGGCCGGTAGGCTTGATGCGGGTCGGCATGGCCTTGCCTTTGCGGGCGCGCTTGCCGATGTGCTCCTGCAGGGCGTTGATGCCCATGCGCTCTTCCTTGGCCTTGCTGGCGTTGCCGATGCCTTGCACGATCACGCCTTTCTGGCTGATGGCGCGGGCGGCAACCAGCTTTTCTTTGTCATCGAGATCGATCAGGGTGACGCCGCGGCCACCGTTCGACAGCACCTTCATCTCGTCCATGCCGAAGACGAGCAGGCGCGCCTTCTCGGAAATGACGGCGATGGCGCTGGTGCCTTCGGCCACCACGCTCGGCGGCAGCGGTTTGGCGTCTTCGTCCAGCGTGATGAAGGCCTTGCCGCCTTTCAGGCGGCTGACCATATCGCCGGCCTTGGCGATGAAGCCGAAGCCGCTGTCGGAGGCCAGCAGCAGCTGGGTGTTGGCCGAGCCGGCGAAGTAGTGCAGCAGGCGCGCGCCGCCGGACAGGTCGACCAGGGTGGTGATCGGGACGCCGTCGCCGCGCGCGTTCGGCAGGGCGGCCACCGGCACGGAATAGACCTTGCCGTTGTCGCCGAAGCCGAGCAGCGTGTCCACCGTGCGGCACTCGAACGCGCCGTACAGCGAGTCGCCCGCCTTGAAGTTGAACTGGGCCGGATCGTGGCCGATGCCGGTGCGCGCGCGCACCCAGCCTTTTTCGGAGATGATGACCGTGACCGGTTCGTCCGCCACCTTCTGCTCCACCACGGCTTTCTGCGCTTCTTCGATCAGGGTGCGGCGCGCGTCGCCATAGGTCTTGGCATCGGCTTCGATTTCCTTGATGATCAGGCGCTTCATCGACGACGGATTGTCCAGCAGATCCTGCAAGGTCTGTTTTTCCTTGCGCAGTTCGGCCAGTTCCTGCTGGATCTTGATCGCTTCCAGGCGCGCCAATTGGCGCAGGCGGATTTCCAGGATGTCTTCAGCCTGGCGGTCCGACAGCTTGAAGCGTTCGATCAGCGCCGCTTTCGGCTCGTCCGAATTGCGGATGATATGGATCACCTCATCGATATTCAGCAGGATGGTCTCGCGGCCTTCCAGGATATGGATGCGGTCGTCCACCTTGTTCAGGCGGAACTGGGTGCGGCGGGTGACGGTGCCGAAGCGGAAGTCGATCCACTCCTGCAGGATGTCGCCCAGGCCCTTCTGGCGCGGACGGCCATCGCCGCCGATCATCACCAGGTTCATCGAGGCCGAGGTCTCCAGCGAGGTATGCGCCAGCAGCATCAGCATGAATTCGGTCTGGTCCTGGTTCTTCGATTTCGGCTCGAACACCAGGCGCACCGGCGCATTGCGGCCCGATTCGTCGCGGATGGTGTCGAGCGCGCCCAGGATCAGCGATTTCAACGCCAGCTGTTCCGGCGACAACGCCTTCTTGCCCATCTTGACCTTGGGATTGGTCAGCTCTTCGATCTCTTCCAGTACCTTCTGCGCCGAGGTGCCGGGCGGCAGCTCGTGCACCACGGCCTGCCACTGGCCGCGCGCCAGTTCCTCGATCTTCCAGCGCGCGCGCACCTTCATGCTGCCGCGGCCGGAGGCGTACATGTCCATGATCTGGGCCGGCGGCGTAATCAGCTGGCCGCCGCCCGGGAAGTCCGGACCTGGAATGAAGGACATCAGTTCCGCGTGTTCCATCTTCGGATTGCGGATCAGGGCCACAGCGGCCTGCGCCACCTCGCTCAGATTATGCGAAGGGATTTCGGTCGCCAGGCCCACGGCGATACCCGATGCACCGTTCAGCAACACCATCGGCAGACGCGCCGGCAGCAGGCTCGGTTCTTCCGACGAACCGTCGTAATTGGGCTGGAAGTCCACCGTGCCCTGGTCGATCTCGTCCAGCAGCAGGCGCGAGATCGGCGTCAGGCGCGCCTCGGTGTATCGCATCGCCGCCGCGCCGTCGCCGTCGCGCGAACCGAAGTTGCCCTGGCCGTCGATCAGCGGATAGCGCAGCGAAAAGTCCTGCGCCATGCGCACCAGCGCGTCGTACACCGACTGGTCGCCGTGCGGGTGCAGCTTGCCCAGCACATCGCCCACCACGGTGGCGGACTTGCGCGGCTTGGCCGTGGCGCTCAGGCCCAGCTCATTCATCGAATACAGGATGCGGCGCTGCACCGGCTTTTGGCCGTCGCAGACGTCGGGCAGGGCGCGGCCCTTGACCACGGAAATGGCGTAATCGAGGTAGGCGCGTTCGGCGAAAGTGGACAGGGTCAGCGATTCGCCGCCATCGCCCGGGCCGCCCGGCTGGGCGGGCGTTGGTTCGTCAAAGAGGTTTGCTTGAGTCATTGTGAATACTTGTCTTGATTAGATGCCCGGATCAGATGTCCGCTTCCACTTCGTTGCCGTGTTCCTCGATCCATGCGCGGCGGGCGGCGGCTTCGCCTTTGCCCATCAGCATATTGAAGCGCGCGGCCGACTCGGAGTGGCCGAAGTCGCCCAGCGCCACCGGCAGCAGGCGGCGGGTGTCCGGATTCATGGTGGTTTCCCACAGCTGCTCGGCGTTCATCTCGCCCAGGCCCTTGAAGCGGGAGATGGACCAGCTGCCGTCTTTCAGGCCGTCCTTGCGCAGCTTGTCCTCGATGGCCACCAGTTCGCCGTCGTCCAGCGCGTACAGCTTCTGGATCGGTTTCTTGCCGCGCGCCGGCGCATCGACGCGGTACAGCGGCGGACGCGCCACGCAGATATGGCCTTGCTCGATCAGCGCCGGGAAGTGGCGGAAGAAGAGGGTCAGCAGCAGCACCTGGATGTGGGAGCCGTCGACGTCCGCATCGGAGAGGATGCAGATCTTGCCGTAGCGCAGACCGGTCAAATCCGGCGTGTCGCCCGCGCTGTGCGGATCGACGCCGATGGCCACGGCGATGTCGTGGATCTCGTTATTGGCAAACAGGCGGTCGCGGTCGGTTTCCCAGGAGTTCAGCACCTTGCCGCGCAGCGGCAGGATGGCCTGGAATTCCTTGTCGCGCCCCATCTTGGCCGAACCGCCGGCCGAGTCGCCCTCGACCAGGAACAGCTCATTGCGCGCCACCTCCGACGATTCGCAGTCGGTCAGCTTGCCCGGCAGGACAGCCACGCCCGAGGATTTTTTCTTTTCGACTTTCTGCGCCGAACGCAGGCGCGATTGCGCCTGCTTGATCACCAGTTCGGCCAGTTTCTTGCCGAAGTCGATATGCTGGTTCAGCCACAGTTCCAGCGGCGGCTTGGCGAAGGTCGACACCAGGCGCACCGCGTCGCGCGAATTCAGGCGCTCCTTGATCTGGCCCTGGAATTGCGGGTCCAGCACCTTGGCCGACAGCACGAAGGAAGCGCGTGCGAACACGTCTTCCGGCAGCAGCTTGACGCCCTTCGGCAGCAGCGAGTGCATCTCGACGAAGTTCTTCACCGCGCCGAACAGACCGTCGCGCAGGCCCGATTCGTGGGTGCCGCCGTTCGGGGTCGGGATCAGGTTGACGTAGGATTCGCGCACCACGGCGCCTTCCTCGGTCCATGCCACCACCCAGGCCGCGCCTTCGCCCTCGGCGAAGCCCTCGGCGTCCGGGCCGGCGAACTGCGCGCCTTCGAACAGGGGAATCAGGGTGGCGCCGCCGGAACTGGTCTGGGCCAGTTCCTCGGTCAGGTAGCCGCGCAGGCCTTCATTGTATTGCCAGGTCTGGGAATCGCCGGTCTTGGCGTTGTTCAGGGTCACGCTCACGCCCGGCAGCAGCACGGCCTTGGAGCGCAGCAGGCGTTGCAGCTCGACCTGGGAGATCAGCGGCGAATCGAAATATTTGGCGTCCGGCCAGGCGGTGACGCGGGTACCGGATTTTTTTCCGTCGCGCGGCGCGGGCTGGGAGCTCAGTGGCTCGACCAGATCGCCGTTCTCGAACGCCAGCTGGTGGAAGCCGTTGCCGCTGTCGTCCTTGCGCCAGACGCTGATTTCCAGGCGCTTGGACAGCGCATTCGTCACCGACACGCCGACGCCGTGCAGGCCGCCGGAGAAGGCGTAGGCGCCGCCCGAACCCTTGTCGAACTTGCCACCCGCGTGCAGGCGGGTGAAGACGATTTCCACCGTCGGCACATTTTCTTCCGGGTGCAGGCCGACCGGAATGCCGCGGCCATCGTCTTCCACGGTGATGCTGCCGTCGGCATTCTGCGTCACGATAATGTTTTTGCAATGGCCGCCGAGCGCCTCGTCGGAGGCATTGTCGATCACTTCCTGGATGATGTGCAGCGGATTTTCCGTGCGCGTGTACATGCCGGGACGCTGCTTGACGGGCTCCAGGCCTTTCAGGACGCGGATGGATGATTCGCTGTAATCGGATACTGGTTTTTTAGTGGCCATACTTTGAAATGCGGTTCTTGGTTAATGCGGACGCACGCGCATTCTATCCTCAACGGGAGGAAAGGGCGGAATCCGGGCGCTGGGACGGCATGGGAAACTGTGGTTTAATGTTAAAAAAGCCACGGATTTGTTCCATGCAAACGGAGAAATATCCCTTCGCTGTGCGTCTGCTCGGTTTTCCGCCGGAAGAAGCGCGCGCCATCGCGCTGGGCCTGCACAGGGCGCCCCGCAAGGGGGCGGCATATTTTTGCCTGTCCGACGGCAGTTTGCAAGAGCCGGATCTGTATCTGGCCAACGGCGCCGACCTGCGCGCCCTGGCGGCCCTCGATTCGCTGGCCGGCGACATCCACCCGGCCCTGGTGCTGGGCGCGCCGCCGGTCTGCCTGCCATATCCCAGCCTGCGCCTGCCGGTGCGCTGGGGCAGCATCTATTCCGCCCTCGACGAACTGCTCAAGCGCCGCACCGGCGCGCTGGACACGCTGGCGTGCCAGGGCGCGCCGCAGCGCTCCGACCGGCGCCGCCGCGAACGTCTCGATCTCGACCTGACCGAAGCCGCCGACTATGCCGCCATGCGCCGCCACGCCCACCGCGGCGCGGTGCTGGTGCTGGACCGCAGCCCGGCTTTCAGCCTGCATGTGGGACGCTTGCTGTGTTCCTGGCGGTTGGCCTGCCGCTGGGCCGACAACGAGGACGAGGCGGTTGCCGTCTGCCGCCAGGGCGAGGTGGCGCTGGTTCTGA
This region includes:
- a CDS encoding DNA topoisomerase IV subunit B, producing the protein MATKKPVSDYSESSIRVLKGLEPVKQRPGMYTRTENPLHIIQEVIDNASDEALGGHCKNIIVTQNADGSITVEDDGRGIPVGLHPEENVPTVEIVFTRLHAGGKFDKGSGGAYAFSGGLHGVGVSVTNALSKRLEISVWRKDDSGNGFHQLAFENGDLVEPLSSQPAPRDGKKSGTRVTAWPDAKYFDSPLISQVELQRLLRSKAVLLPGVSVTLNNAKTGDSQTWQYNEGLRGYLTEELAQTSSGGATLIPLFEGAQFAGPDAEGFAEGEGAAWVVAWTEEGAVVRESYVNLIPTPNGGTHESGLRDGLFGAVKNFVEMHSLLPKGVKLLPEDVFARASFVLSAKVLDPQFQGQIKERLNSRDAVRLVSTFAKPPLELWLNQHIDFGKKLAELVIKQAQSRLRSAQKVEKKKSSGVAVLPGKLTDCESSEVARNELFLVEGDSAGGSAKMGRDKEFQAILPLRGKVLNSWETDRDRLFANNEIHDIAVAIGVDPHSAGDTPDLTGLRYGKICILSDADVDGSHIQVLLLTLFFRHFPALIEQGHICVARPPLYRVDAPARGKKPIQKLYALDDGELVAIEDKLRKDGLKDGSWSISRFKGLGEMNAEQLWETTMNPDTRRLLPVALGDFGHSESAARFNMLMGKGEAAARRAWIEEHGNEVEADI
- the parC gene encoding DNA topoisomerase IV subunit A, whose translation is MTQANLFDEPTPAQPGGPGDGGESLTLSTFAERAYLDYAISVVKGRALPDVCDGQKPVQRRILYSMNELGLSATAKPRKSATVVGDVLGKLHPHGDQSVYDALVRMAQDFSLRYPLIDGQGNFGSRDGDGAAAMRYTEARLTPISRLLLDEIDQGTVDFQPNYDGSSEEPSLLPARLPMVLLNGASGIAVGLATEIPSHNLSEVAQAAVALIRNPKMEHAELMSFIPGPDFPGGGQLITPPAQIMDMYASGRGSMKVRARWKIEELARGQWQAVVHELPPGTSAQKVLEEIEELTNPKVKMGKKALSPEQLALKSLILGALDTIRDESGRNAPVRLVFEPKSKNQDQTEFMLMLLAHTSLETSASMNLVMIGGDGRPRQKGLGDILQEWIDFRFGTVTRRTQFRLNKVDDRIHILEGRETILLNIDEVIHIIRNSDEPKAALIERFKLSDRQAEDILEIRLRQLARLEAIKIQQELAELRKEKQTLQDLLDNPSSMKRLIIKEIEADAKTYGDARRTLIEEAQKAVVEQKVADEPVTVIISEKGWVRARTGIGHDPAQFNFKAGDSLYGAFECRTVDTLLGFGDNGKVYSVPVAALPNARGDGVPITTLVDLSGGARLLHYFAGSANTQLLLASDSGFGFIAKAGDMVSRLKGGKAFITLDEDAKPLPPSVVAEGTSAIAVISEKARLLVFGMDEMKVLSNGGRGVTLIDLDDKEKLVAARAISQKGVIVQGIGNASKAKEERMGINALQEHIGKRARKGKAMPTRIKPTGLLPIA
- a CDS encoding response regulator, translated to MQTEKYPFAVRLLGFPPEEARAIALGLHRAPRKGAAYFCLSDGSLQEPDLYLANGADLRALAALDSLAGDIHPALVLGAPPVCLPYPSLRLPVRWGSIYSALDELLKRRTGALDTLACQGAPQRSDRRRRERLDLDLTEAADYAAMRRHAHRGAVLVLDRSPAFSLHVGRLLCSWRLACRWADNEDEAVAVCRQGEVALVLINTTTPGIDPYRVCAALRQSDGLHGLRGRDSTQCEPPAVVFLAAPPFIYDAQRARAAGAEGVLDKPVADHHLLELLRRELDLPALLH